In a single window of the Perca flavescens isolate YP-PL-M2 chromosome 18, PFLA_1.0, whole genome shotgun sequence genome:
- the rps29 gene encoding small ribosomal subunit protein uS14: MGHQQLYWSHPRKFGQGSRSCRVCSNRHGLIRKYGLNMCRQCFRQYAKDIGFVKLD; encoded by the exons ATGGGCCATCAGCAGCTCTATTGGAGTCACCCCAGAAAATTCGGACAGGGATCCCGATCCTG TCGAGTATGCTCGAACAGACATGGTCTGATCCGTAAATACGGGCTCAACATGTGCCGCCAGTGCTTCAGGCAGTACGCTAAAGACATCGGCTTCGTCAAG CTGGACTAA